CAAATCGTCAGCGATGGCCAGAGAATCTGCGCCTTCACTCAAATGCGAGGCTCCATACCGTCGCACTGGTCTCAGGATATCAGCAAAATGGTGCCCAAGCCGCAGATTCAATTAGACATTTGCGATCCATATGCGCAGACTCCATCGCTGCACTTCGAACGGCTGCTCTTCCATTATGGTGCGCCGCTTATTATGCTTAATCTGGTGAAGAAGCGGGAGCGGCGCAAGCATGAGTCGATCATTTCCAAGGAGTTGGAGTACAGTATCCGCTATCTCAACCAATTTCTGCCGCCACCGCATCGTATGAAGCACATCCACTTCGATATGGCGCGACAAAGTCGCTTGAGCGGAGGCAACGTCATGGAGCAACTAGCCATTCACGCAGAAAGTATTGTTCAAATGACGGGAATGTTTTTCAAGGCGTCGGGCAGTGAGCCTGGCTTGCAGACTGGAATCGTACGCACAAACTGCGTGGACTGCCTGGATCGCACCAATTCGGCCCAGTTTGCCATTGGAAAGTGCGCTTTGGGTTATCAACTGGAGCGTCTGGGTTTTGTAAAATCCGCTAAGCTGGAGTTCGACTCGGATTGCGTGACGATGCTGGAAAATCTGTACGAGGAGCACGGCGACACATTGGCCTTGCAATACGGAGGGTCTCAGCTGGTGCACCGTATTAAGACATACCGGAAGACGGCTCCCTGGGGATCTCAGGGTAGCGATGTGATGCAGACCCTCAGTCGGTACTACAGCAACACGTTCAGCGACACCGAGAAGCAGCACAGCATCAACTTATTCTTGGGCATATACAAACCCAGTTTGGCAAAGCGTGAGTAATAAACTCGTAtgaatttaaaacattatttaaacTAAATCTCAACCAGAGGGTCCCCCCATTTGGGAGCTACAGACGGACTACGATATGCACAACGCATTCGTGCCAAGAGCGGATAGCAAGGCCATCACCGATTGGGTGCGCCGCAAGGTTCGCGAGTGCCTACCCTATTCATGTGCGGATTCCAATAAATTGGTCAAGGAGCTGTTTCGCGTGCACACCAGCGGTCTGGAAATGATCGATGCCTACTCCAACTACCATCAGTCCTTCAAGTGGACTGACTTCAGCGAGCACATCGCCTTTGAGATCAGCCAGCTGGCACTGCGATATATGCCCACATTCCGCACTAATTTCAGTCCGTTCCAGAGGCAAATCCAGACATCGCGAAAAGCGCGTCAGAATCCATCAATGACAGGGCAAAGTTCCACGGGTTCTATGAATAGcaattcctccagttccaGCGAGGGCGACGATAGCTCTAGTGACGAGGATTTAAGTGCAAGTTTTGCGGAGAAGGAGGCAAACCAGACGGAATCGACCGAACCAGCCGCTGCCACGCTGGCCACAGGTCTGCCCTCGATGGAGGAAATCTATGGGTGCACCATTAATCCGCCATCCAAGCAGAGCATGTCTGTTTATAAGAAGTACGTCCAGATGGGCAAGTTGTCCAGTGGAGGTGCGAGGCCAGCTCAGACAGCCGTTGCTCAGCGCGATcaggagctggccaagatc
This genomic stretch from Drosophila teissieri strain GT53w chromosome 2L, Prin_Dtei_1.1, whole genome shotgun sequence harbors:
- the LOC122611548 gene encoding polyphosphoinositide phosphatase, whose product is MNNDNPNIVFNPLISSIQKVVLYETRARLYLVGSNNRETRFRLLTIDRLAHNRLSIEENANEFNNLEIRRFVASLTGSPRVTSAYGVLGFVRFLEGYYLLLVTKRKCCAHIGRHLVYTIKDTVMVRVNEVTSQRPPHPHEDRYKRMFQNIDLRSNFYFSYSYDLTRTLQYNESAPRYVGAKVDLDQDEPLPDWNTLTSNVDQAHERVDYAFRTDSRKRFVWNAYLLQPMEGIMLKDWLLEVTHGFVSQSCISIFGRHVNVCLVARRSSRFAGTRFLKRGANFQGDVANEVETEQIVSDGQRICAFTQMRGSIPSHWSQDISKMVPKPQIQLDICDPYAQTPSLHFERLLFHYGAPLIMLNLVKKRERRKHESIISKELEYSIRYLNQFLPPPHRMKHIHFDMARQSRLSGGNVMEQLAIHAESIVQMTGMFFKASGSEPGLQTGIVRTNCVDCLDRTNSAQFAIGKCALGYQLERLGFVKSAKLEFDSDCVTMLENLYEEHGDTLALQYGGSQLVHRIKTYRKTAPWGSQGSDVMQTLSRYYSNTFSDTEKQHSINLFLGIYKPSLAKQGPPIWELQTDYDMHNAFVPRADSKAITDWVRRKVRECLPYSCADSNKLVKELFRVHTSGLEMIDAYSNYHQSFKWTDFSEHIAFEISQLALRYMPTFRTNFSPFQRQIQTSRKARQNPSMTGQSSTGSMNSNSSSSSEGDDSSSDEDLSASFAEKEANQTESTEPAAATLATGLPSMEEIYGCTINPPSKQSMSVYKKYVQMGKLSSGGARPAQTAVAQRDQELAKIMRGITLRPLSDYGTDSYLSVRPPVVPSKSLTVYAEYCRTRTTFNAVPKLEEFDVLYQYVQKL